Proteins from one Akkermansiaceae bacterium genomic window:
- a CDS encoding beta-galactosidase trimerization domain-containing protein gives MSLLSIFPRKWIYIIPSIVAMPVAQSANVIYQHSFSGTSATNLGGTGLDVSTNSLGGTTGAAWLSSTRFKADGSIATTDAAGSAFVAFSPQAGNIYSISVETRATPRASSPGNFLVTAVPEPSSGLLGMIAFASLALKRKRNALKAWPLVACCSLSLMDRSEAADHYETYVRTSEDFRSVKQDKECALKAWPSWTYMPWTYQWHIGYDDASGEWSRAHGYSGTLVDQGHLLSESTKKERLDWISKHDLRFYLDHAAGKGILHLWDGDKVKPHLDQLQGTGTRNVPLNAGAEAELKEIMKRHIGAVKDSPHRAAYALDDEPSWGHFVRPAMWQITDDPAAYPRWLREVYGPDAPKREKWVSYDDIRTQLPNWSIADFDASPLMDQWSFSDTYWANLLGRLVRFSNELDPATPCGFVGGQAPNAFGGYDYAKLMRKIQFIESYNNGSSQAIIRSFNPRNALPTVTTHFHRDTDDTIWQTWYYLAHGNRGHIGWVEKWFDGKTPKSWHAEVAPSYLEADRKIGPLMAGAEWRHDGVAIYYSHASIQLGWILDAEPHGKTWRQRNSDERLSSGAHVRRAWENMLRDTGLQYNFINYVDVIQNGVPAEYKVLILPGVLCLSDSEALAIKAFCERGGTVIADYLPGLWDQHGRGRKDGGALDAMFGVKHPSTLSAKDIFGAKYWVEVDQDANFSWKDYEGFLTNKNDCVKDASGFYKAVRAMEVDHVAPAGRGKAILMNLSPQWYNAHREAGFEMAKKRGVFMKHVTAAGVRPWVRITETEETVHGYEITYWKQPADDGKASRTILYVCSNPEIRGTSLGGGNSAGLKADTLPIKLRFTRSIQKVRDERTGEALGDGAEFGRQWKQNEAIVLSFEG, from the coding sequence TTGTCACTGCTTTCAATCTTCCCTCGGAAATGGATCTACATCATTCCCTCGATCGTCGCGATGCCCGTGGCGCAGTCCGCCAACGTGATCTATCAGCACAGTTTCTCCGGTACCTCCGCCACCAACCTCGGAGGCACCGGCCTTGATGTCAGCACCAACAGTCTCGGCGGCACAACGGGTGCGGCGTGGCTGTCGTCGACGCGCTTCAAGGCGGACGGCAGCATTGCCACGACCGATGCGGCGGGCTCCGCATTCGTGGCTTTCTCGCCTCAGGCTGGAAATATCTATTCCATTTCGGTGGAAACCCGTGCTACTCCCCGCGCCTCATCACCCGGCAACTTCCTGGTCACCGCCGTCCCCGAGCCATCCTCCGGACTACTGGGAATGATCGCCTTTGCCTCATTGGCATTGAAAAGAAAGCGAAACGCCCTGAAAGCATGGCCGCTCGTGGCATGCTGCTCTCTGTCTCTGATGGATCGTTCCGAAGCAGCGGACCATTACGAAACGTATGTCCGGACATCCGAGGATTTCCGATCCGTGAAGCAGGACAAGGAGTGTGCGCTCAAAGCCTGGCCTTCCTGGACCTACATGCCGTGGACCTACCAATGGCACATCGGCTATGACGATGCCTCCGGCGAATGGAGCCGCGCCCATGGCTACAGCGGCACTCTGGTTGACCAAGGCCACTTGCTTTCCGAATCCACGAAGAAGGAACGGCTCGATTGGATCAGCAAACATGATCTCCGGTTCTATCTGGATCACGCGGCGGGCAAGGGCATCCTGCATCTGTGGGATGGCGACAAGGTGAAGCCGCATTTGGACCAGTTGCAGGGGACGGGAACACGGAACGTGCCTTTGAATGCAGGCGCGGAAGCCGAGCTCAAGGAGATCATGAAACGTCATATCGGCGCCGTCAAAGACTCCCCTCACCGCGCGGCCTACGCTTTGGATGACGAGCCTTCGTGGGGCCATTTCGTGCGCCCCGCGATGTGGCAGATCACCGATGATCCCGCTGCCTATCCCCGGTGGTTGAGGGAAGTCTACGGTCCCGATGCTCCCAAGCGCGAGAAGTGGGTGAGCTACGATGACATCCGGACGCAGCTCCCGAACTGGAGCATCGCCGATTTCGACGCGAGTCCGCTGATGGATCAATGGAGTTTCAGTGACACGTATTGGGCGAACCTGTTGGGACGGTTGGTGCGGTTCTCCAACGAGTTGGATCCGGCGACACCCTGCGGCTTCGTCGGAGGACAGGCCCCGAATGCATTCGGCGGCTACGACTACGCCAAGCTCATGCGGAAAATTCAGTTCATCGAAAGTTATAACAACGGATCGTCGCAGGCGATCATCCGCTCGTTCAATCCACGCAACGCCCTGCCGACCGTCACGACCCATTTCCATCGGGATACCGACGACACCATCTGGCAGACATGGTATTATCTGGCGCATGGCAACCGCGGCCACATTGGCTGGGTGGAAAAGTGGTTCGATGGAAAGACGCCGAAGTCCTGGCACGCCGAAGTCGCTCCGTCCTATCTCGAGGCCGACAGGAAGATCGGCCCGCTGATGGCCGGTGCTGAATGGCGTCATGACGGCGTCGCCATTTATTACAGCCACGCGTCTATCCAGCTCGGCTGGATTCTTGATGCGGAGCCTCACGGCAAAACCTGGAGGCAGCGCAACTCCGACGAGCGCTTGAGCAGCGGAGCCCATGTCCGCCGCGCCTGGGAAAACATGCTCCGCGACACGGGACTGCAATACAACTTTATCAACTACGTCGATGTGATCCAGAACGGAGTGCCGGCCGAGTATAAGGTTCTCATCCTGCCGGGGGTTCTCTGTCTGTCCGATTCAGAGGCACTGGCGATCAAGGCCTTCTGTGAACGCGGGGGAACCGTCATCGCCGATTACCTTCCCGGACTCTGGGATCAGCACGGCCGGGGACGCAAGGATGGTGGCGCGCTTGACGCGATGTTCGGGGTGAAGCATCCATCGACTTTATCGGCGAAGGATATCTTCGGCGCAAAGTATTGGGTCGAAGTGGATCAGGATGCGAATTTCTCCTGGAAGGACTACGAAGGCTTTCTGACCAACAAGAACGACTGCGTGAAGGACGCCAGCGGATTTTATAAGGCAGTGCGCGCAATGGAGGTAGATCACGTCGCCCCCGCGGGCCGTGGCAAGGCAATCCTGATGAACCTCTCCCCGCAATGGTACAACGCCCATCGCGAAGCAGGATTTGAGATGGCGAAGAAGCGCGGTGTTTTCATGAAGCACGTCACGGCCGCCGGGGTTAGGCCGTGGGTTCGCATCACCGAGACGGAAGAAACGGTTCATGGCTATGAAATCACCTATTGGAAGCAACCCGCGGATGACGGAAAAGCGTCGCGGACGATTCTCTACGTTTGTTCGAATCCGGAGATCCGTGGAACATCCCTCGGCGGCGGGAATTCCGCCGGACTCAAGGCGGACACCCTTCCGATCAAGCTCCGGTTCACGCGCTCCATCCAAAAGGTCCGGGATGAACGCACGGGCGAAGCGCTCGGCGACGGCGCGGAGTTCGGCCGCCAATGGAAGCAGAATGAAGCAATCGTGCTTTCATTCGAAGGATGA
- a CDS encoding IS5 family transposase, with protein MSQNGFNTPRFLLIPGQAADISSAPELLAGMKAKAVIADKGYDSRALRDLVRAKRMRVVIPSKVNRKRAIRYDKEIYKQRNLVERCFNKLKHFRRIATRFDRLDCHFMGALHLAAAMIWLK; from the coding sequence ATCTCACAGAATGGTTTCAACACACCAAGGTTCCTTCTCATTCCTGGGCAGGCGGCCGACATCAGCAGCGCACCCGAACTGCTTGCAGGCATGAAAGCCAAGGCGGTCATCGCGGACAAAGGCTATGACAGCCGGGCGCTGCGTGATCTGGTGCGCGCCAAACGGATGCGTGTGGTGATCCCTTCAAAGGTCAACCGCAAGCGCGCCATCCGCTACGACAAAGAGATCTACAAGCAGCGGAATCTGGTGGAAAGATGCTTCAACAAGCTCAAACACTTCAGGCGCATCGCCACACGGTTCGACCGTCTTGATTGTCATTTCATGGGCGCACTTCACCTCGCAGCAGCCATGATCTGGTTGAAATGA
- a CDS encoding type I restriction-modification system subunit M N-terminal domain-containing protein, translated as MALKKSDLYSSIWASCDALRGGMDASQYKDYVLFLLFIKYITDKYGNSDDFAPAVVIPKGAIPRARPALTIPPAAPGPCC; from the coding sequence ATGGCTCTCAAGAAATCCGACCTCTACTCCTCCATCTGGGCCTCCTGCGACGCGTTGCGCGGAGGCATGGATGCCAGCCAATACAAGGACTACGTCCTCTTCCTGCTGTTCATCAAATACATCACCGACAAATACGGGAACAGTGACGACTTCGCGCCTGCGGTGGTGATCCCCAAGGGGGCAATACCAAGGGCAAGACCAGCGCTTACGATCCCACCTGCGGCTCCGGGTCCCTGCTGCTGA